A genomic region of Bradyrhizobium sp. ORS 278 contains the following coding sequences:
- the rfbC gene encoding dTDP-4-dehydrorhamnose 3,5-epimerase: protein MNVIKTDLPEVIILEPKLFGDHRGFFLETFQAARYRELGINGPFVQDNMSRSSYGVLRGLHLQNPNTQGKLVSAMRGRVLDVAVDVRVGSPNFGKHVAVELSEENRRQLWVPRGFAHGFVVLSESADFFYKCDDYYSPKDEMSVRWNDPAIGIDWGVPEPKLSPKDAEAPLLAEARNLPVYGQI from the coding sequence ATGAACGTCATCAAAACCGACTTGCCTGAAGTTATCATTCTCGAGCCGAAGCTGTTCGGTGACCACCGAGGTTTCTTCCTGGAGACGTTCCAGGCCGCCCGCTACCGCGAGCTCGGTATCAACGGGCCGTTCGTGCAGGACAACATGTCCCGCTCGTCCTATGGCGTGCTGCGCGGGCTGCATCTGCAGAACCCGAACACGCAAGGCAAGCTGGTCAGCGCGATGCGCGGCCGGGTGCTGGACGTGGCGGTCGATGTGCGCGTCGGCAGCCCGAATTTCGGCAAGCATGTCGCCGTGGAACTGTCGGAGGAGAACCGCCGCCAGCTCTGGGTTCCCCGCGGCTTCGCCCACGGCTTCGTCGTGCTCTCGGAGAGCGCGGATTTCTTCTACAAATGCGACGACTATTACAGTCCCAAGGACGAGATGTCGGTGCGCTGGAACGATCCGGCGATCGGCATCGACTGGGGCGTGCCAGAGCCGAAGCTGTCGCCCAAGGACGCCGAGGCGCCGCTGCTGGCGGAGGCCCGGAATCTTCCCGTGTACGGGCAGATCTGA
- the rfbD gene encoding dTDP-4-dehydrorhamnose reductase, producing MRILITGTSGQVGGALRRLLPAGGTDELICPPRAAFDLTQPASLAGALDRLAPDLILNPAAYTAVDRAEDEAELAMTVNGQAPGVIAQWAAPRRVPLLHVSTDYVFDGAGEHPWRESDAVGPLSAYGRSKLAGEDAVRSAGGPHLIVRTAWVFASAGANFMRTIVRLAREREALRVVADQKGTPTSARTIAEVIAAILAQGAGDLPGAFARAEGLVHLTNSGATSWHGFASAIVDGLRQRNVPVKARAVEAITTADFPTKARRPANSQLDLSRLRGAYGLVPPSWQQALSRELDELVAAEQR from the coding sequence ATGCGCATTCTGATCACGGGCACCAGCGGACAGGTCGGCGGCGCGCTGCGCAGGCTGCTGCCGGCCGGTGGAACCGATGAGCTGATCTGCCCGCCGCGCGCGGCGTTCGATCTGACGCAGCCCGCCAGCCTCGCGGGCGCGCTGGACCGGCTCGCGCCCGACCTCATTCTCAATCCGGCGGCCTATACCGCCGTCGATCGCGCCGAGGACGAGGCCGAGCTCGCGATGACCGTCAACGGCCAGGCGCCGGGCGTGATCGCGCAATGGGCGGCGCCGCGGCGCGTGCCGCTGCTGCATGTCTCGACCGACTACGTGTTCGACGGCGCGGGCGAGCACCCCTGGCGCGAGAGCGACGCCGTCGGTCCGCTCTCGGCCTATGGCCGCAGCAAGCTCGCCGGCGAGGACGCGGTGCGCAGCGCCGGCGGCCCGCATCTGATCGTGCGCACGGCCTGGGTGTTCGCGTCCGCAGGCGCGAATTTCATGCGCACGATCGTCCGCCTGGCGCGGGAGCGCGAGGCCCTGCGTGTCGTCGCCGACCAGAAGGGGACGCCGACCTCGGCGCGGACCATCGCGGAGGTGATCGCCGCGATCCTCGCGCAAGGTGCCGGCGACCTGCCGGGCGCATTCGCACGGGCCGAGGGCCTCGTGCATCTGACCAATTCCGGCGCCACCAGCTGGCACGGCTTCGCCAGCGCCATCGTCGACGGTCTGCGACAGCGTAACGTGCCGGTGAAGGCTCGGGCGGTCGAGGCGATCACCACGGCGGATTTTCCGACCAAGGCGCGGCGGCCGGCCAATTCTCAGCTCGATCTGTCGCGCCTCCGTGGCGCCTACGGCCTCGTGCCGCCGTCCTGGCAGCAGGCCCTGTCCCGCGAGCTCGACGAGCTCGTCGCGGCCGAGCAGCGCTAG